A region from the Diadema setosum chromosome 13, eeDiaSeto1, whole genome shotgun sequence genome encodes:
- the LOC140237042 gene encoding receptor-type tyrosine-protein phosphatase epsilon-like, producing MRYYAKITAQNKHSYSEFPLQQQCNAVTTNGPSFRPITTSPPSNITQDPDFIFGIVAAIVILFLALGIIVVGINLWQRTRKKRHQIAGNEERGMTELELVRAGELQNGNSITHSNGRVDHVPKDKDSRLSYYTRYESVKIRDSPSGIPVDEFPNFVHLNRQSLELIDEFEHLPGVNVERQSYAKEEANKPKNRYRNILPYNNTRVVLEKIDGDPYSDYINASYIDSFDREKAYICTQGPKNNTISDFWRMVWQEKIRVIAMVTNLEEGLKKKCECYWPSGDKVGKYGDVTVSARHTEEREFGFVRKFVVKKSEESRGLIHFQFTKWPDKSVPKQTSLLLRYLQEVKAEYATDDSAPLLVHCSAGIGRTGVVITLDSVVEQAKKTGKVNIHGFVQAIRESRQNMVQTDEQYVFVHEAVLEMLLFVDTVIPIDRFSERLKELRESQSGSRVTLLDKEFSTLLKLCPDPAALATRTGSRHENTLKNRDACILPIERNRAMLQTRVNSDTAADYINASFVRSGDEHPFILTQMPLPDTVVDFWSLIYDYKPTRIVMLNEFEREDPTCAQYWPDGGSTQYGPFTVSTTSTEKDKGLIVRTLQVQLTGTQNVRVVRQYQFLGWPGDDSRFDDQNKSLLLDLIEAVYSSASGVEPYSKVLVHCMNGAGRSGVFCAVRMCLDQMTQEGTVDVFQAVKALRADRMRMVTSVEEYIFCYEVLEEYIKRKDTDEEDDHSDDDVEATTESHDVDKDEDKSELIDKVDENEAIDLDEGIENLAFVGDD from the exons TCCCCTTGCAGCAGCAGTGTAACGCCGTCACTACCAATGGCCCGTCGTTCAGACCCATTACCACTTCTCCCCCGTCGAATATCACTCAAGACCCAGACTTCATCTTCGGGATCGTAGCCGCAATCGTCATCCTATTTCTTGCTTTGGGCATCATCGTCGTCGGTATCAATCTGTGGCAGAGAAC GAGGAAAAAGAGACACCAGATTGCTGGGAACGAAGAAAGAGGGATGACCGAACTCGAGCTGGTTAGAGCGGGGGAGCTGCAGAATGGAAATTCTATCACGCACTCCAATG GTCGTGTTGACCACGTTCCAAAGGACAAGGATTCGAGACTTAGCTACTACACCCGGTATGAATCTGTGAAAATTCGCGACTCTCCGTCGGGCATACCAGTGGACGAGTTCCCAAACTTTGTTCATCTCAACAGACAGTCATTGGAACTCATTGATGAATTCGAG CATCTTCCTGGTGTGAACGTGGAGCGCCAGTCATACGCGAAGGAAGAAGCCAACAAGCCGAAGAACAGATACAGGAATATTTTGCCTT ATAATAACACTCGGGTAGTCCTTGAAAAAATTGATGGTGATCCCTACTCAGATTACATCAACGCATCGTACATTGAt AGTTTTGATCGTGAAAAGGCATATATTTGCACACAAG GTCCAAAGAACAACACGATTAGTGATTTCTGGCGAATGGTTTGGCAAGAGAAGATACGAgttattgccatggtaaccaacTTGGAGGAAGGATTAAAG AAAAAGTGTGAATGCTACTGGCCGTCTGGAGACAAGGTTGGGAAATACGGTGACGTCACGGTGTCTGCCAGACATACAGAGGAGAGGGAGTTTGGCTTCGTCAGGAAATTCGTTGTTAAAAAG AGTGAAGAATCTAGGGGCTTAATTCACTTCCAGTTTACCAAATGGCCAGACAAATCCGTTCCCAAACAGACGTCACTGTTGCTACGATACCTCCAGGAGGTTAAAGCCGAGTACGCTACGGACGATTCGGCGCCGCTCCTCGTCCACTGCAG TGCCGGCATCGGACGTACGGGTGTCGTCATCACACTCGACAGCGTCGTCGAGCAAGCGAAAAAGACTGGGAAGGTGAACATCCACGGCTTCGTGCAGGCGATCAGAGAGTCGAGACAGAACATGGTCCAGACAGAC GAGCAATACGTGTTCGTTCACGAGGCCGTCCTCGAGATGCTCTTATTCGTCGACACCGTCATCCCCATCGACCGGTTCTCGGAGCGACTGAAAGAGTTAAGGGAAAGCCAGTCGGGCAGCAGAGTAACACTCTTGGACAAAGAATTTTCG ACACTCTTGAAGCTGTGTCCCGACCCGGCCGCCCTGGCCACACGAACAGGCAGCAGACACGAGAACACGCTGAAAAACAGAGACGCCTGCATCTTACCGA TTGAAAGGAATCGAGCCATGTTGCAAACACGTGTCAACAGCGACACAGCTGCAGACTACATCAATGCAAGTTTCGTGAGA TCCGGTGACGAGCACCCTTTCATCTTGACCCAGATGCCTCTTCCGGACACCGTGGTCGACTTCTGGTCCCTAATCTATGACTACAAGCCGACTAGGATCGTCATGCTGAACGAGTTCGAAAGGGAAGACCCG ACATGTGCCCAGTACTGGCCTGATGGTGGGTCGACCCAGTACGGACCCTTCACCGTATCCACAACGTCTACAGAGAAAGACAAGGGATTGATCGTTCGGACGCTACAGGTGCAGCTAACCGGCACGCAG AACGTGCGCGTGGTCCGTCAGTACCAGTTCCTCGGCTGGCCCGGGGATGACAGCCGATTCGACGACCAAAACAAGAGTCTACTCCTTGACCTCATAGAGGCGGTTTACTCATCGGCGTCAGGCGTCGAGCCATATTCCAAAGTGCTCGTCCACTGCAT GAATGGGGCGGGTCGCAGCGGAGTGTTTTGCGCGGTCAGAATGTGTCTGGACCAGATGACCCAAGAAGGTACAGTGGACGTCTTCCAGGCGGTCAAAGCACTTCGAGCTGACCGGATGAGAATGGTCACCTCAGTG GAGGAATATATCTTTTGCTACGAAGTCCTCGAGGAATACATCAAACGTAAGGACACTGACGAAGAAGATGACCATTCGGATGACGACGTCGAAGCCACGACTGAAAGCCACGATGTTGATAAAGACGAGGATAAGAGCGAATTGATTGACAAGGTCGACGAGAACGAAGCCATAGACCTTGACGAGGGAATCGAAAACTTAGCCTTCGTTGGAGACGACTGA